The nucleotide sequence taagcgaccgaggaggcctcgggcattatgcgaccgaggtggcggccttgggcattacgcgaccgaggtggtgACCTCggtaagcatggagccgaggcactcggcgcaggcaggctgcggccaagggacgtaacccaggtgggcaaggtagtggatatggccgaggagttcggcgcgggcaggctagccgcacaggcgtgtctcggggtttatggagccgaggggcacaacGCAGGCGTACTGGAggcgctggtctgtctcgggaacatggagccaaggagcacgacgcaggcggtctggtcgcgcaggtgtgtctcggggatgatggaagcgaggagcacgacgcaggcgggcaggccgcgcaggtgtggtctcggtcatcatactgccgaggagcacgacgcaggcgagcaaaccgcgcaggcgtggtcgcgagggtcatgcggccgagtagcacgatcaggcgggcaggacgcgaggacgtggcctcgggcaccacgcggccgaggaacacgacaggcggtcgggccgcgccgaggtgggtatcggcagagattggccgaggtgctcggtgcaggcaggctgtgaccgagggacaccgctcaggcgggcaggccgccctgaggtgggatttcgacagagagttgccgaggtgctcggtgcaggcaggctgcgaccgaggtggtgggcttggcaagcatggagctgaggggttcggcgcaggcaagccgcgaccgaggggcgtgaaccaggtggatagggccgtggagttcggcgtgggcaggctggccgtgcagacgtgtctcggggtttatggagccgaggggcacgacgcgggcgtactggcggcactggtctgtctcgggaacatggagccaaggagcacgacgcaggcggggtgaccgcgcaggcgtggtcgcgagggtcatgtgaccgagtagcacgatcaagcgggcaggacgcgaggacgcggcctcgggcaccacgcggccgaggaacacgacaggcggtcgggccgcgccgaggtagatctcggcagtgattggccgaggtgttcggtgtaggcggatagaccgcgcatggggccgaggcgccGAGGAAGCGTGCGGcctgcagcgtgctggctgcgcatgaggccgaggggccgaggcagcgtgttggctgcgcatgaggccgaggagccgaggcagcgcgctgcttgctgcgcatgaggccgagtagccgaggcagcgtgcaacgTGTTGGctccgcatgaggccgaggagccgaggcagcgcactgcttgctgcgcatgaggccgagtggccgaggcagcgtgcagcgtgttggctgcgcatgaggccgagtggccgaggcagcgtgctggctgcagcgtgttggctgcgcatgtggccgaggagccgaggcagcgtgcagcgtgttggctgcacatgGGGCCGAAGGGTCAaggcagcgggctgcaccgtcagccgagcagctgacgcgggctggccgcgcatggggccgaggtagCATGTTGTGCCGTTAGCCGAAGAGCTGACGCGGGGTGGCCGCGTCTAGGGCCGAAGCAGCAGGCAGCGCCGTCCGCCGAGcagctgacgcgggctggccgcgcacggggccgaggcagcaagctgcgcatggtgtcgaggggccgaggcagcgtgttggctgcgcacgaggccgaggggccgaggcagcgtgttgcttgctgcgcatgaggccgaggggctgagacagcagcgtgttggctgcgcatgaggccgagtggccgaggcagcgtgctggctgcgcatgaggccgagtggccaaggcagcgtagtgcttgctgcgcatggggccgaggccgaGGCAGCGCAGTGCTTGCTGCGCAAGGGGCCGAGTGGTCGagtcagcgaggctgcttgctggctgcgcacgaggccgagtggccgaggcagcgtgctggctgcgcatgaggccgagtggccaaggcagcgaggctgcttgctggctgcgcacgaggccgagtggccgaggcagcgtgcagcgtgttggctacgcatgaggccgaggagcgtaGGCTGGTTGCGCGCGGGCggattggccgcgcgcgtgggggccgATGCGGGCGTTTCGGTCGTGAggtcgaggcgcgcgggctggccgcgcgcgtggggacgACGCGCTCGGGTTTGcctcgcgcgtgggaccgaggggtcgaggcgccaAGACCaaccccagaagtcgctgctgctggtgcaggtcggctgtagcggagcaaccaaggagaaaactaacgtaccgtcatttcgggccctccttctagcgccattctgttacggtaagtaacttttttagccgtggcctcggggccgtcgcggctcggttcgggtccggaaggcggtgatctccgtgggggcgctcctcgaggtctcccggcggccgagctcggtggttcgagtcgggaggtcggttcggcaggtcgggtcggcggttcgggtcggcggctcgggtcaggaggcagctccgccgcagctttgggaagaggcgacaccgtctcgcacctgcacacaggtcgggccgggagctcggcccgacccctccgacgatcaagttagagaaagatgtggaggggattgtggatgaggcagaagaagagcctctgagtgttttgtgtctgagtgagttcctcccccccttttctctttagagtttgggggtatttatagatgaagtttgatgttacctgacgtggttGTCTGCAGGGTAGggctgtacctttggtggcgtctgacattgccactggggctgcgtgggaggccgagctgctgcagggtatggcgagcctcgggcagtgtgtcgctcagggggatgCTGTGATggtgtgtcacatcgccatttttacccttatcataagGGATGAATGGAAATGttgtattaaaaataatattaggaTAATTCATATGAAAGAACGAAATAAATTGTTTATACTTCCAGTATTCCAAAATAATGTTCTTCTTGTTTTTCCAAAACAGTTATTGGTAAGGAAGAGTATTATttcaatgaaatgtatttttttcTTCCACTAATTCCAATAATGCACTAGAAGATGCAAAATAGCAGTCTATTTTAATTGTAAGATGACTTGTCTATTTATTAATTGCAGATTATAACAAAACAAATTTCCATTGCCGGGATTTGAACCCGGGTCGCCTGGGTGAAAGCCAGGTATCCTAACCGGACTAGACGACAATGGAACTGAGGTTATGTTATTACAATCATATTATCTATAGAAGTGACATGGAATGCATGGAGCTACTTCTGTTTCTTCAAGTTGTTGTGGGAGAACTCTGACTACTGATCTGTTGTCTCTCAGATTTGGTTGCAGTGAAGTTGACGAATCACTAAACGATTGGCAGCGGTTCATCAGAACTCAGACTTGAATCCATCTGGTTGCCTTGGTAGCTGCCCGATGTTGAGCCTAACTATGGTACGTGCTTTCATGTCCAAACCCATCCCATACTTCGTCAAATAATATATTGTTAAGTCTTTGACTCGAAtctcatcttcatcatttattttttttataaaaaaataaattaaaaaattaataatatataaaaatttttaaaataattttatgtaaaaaataaaaaaaaatttgaattgagtttggcctcaattcatatgaaaagaaaaaaaaatcaaagaaaattaTTTATACTTCTAGTATCTCTAAAAAGAAGTTTGTTGTTGTTGAAAAGTCCAAATAAAACGTTGCTTTCATAATTCCAATACGTTTGTGTAAAATAATTTTTAGTGAGATGGATAGGAGCTGTCAACGACAAGTAATTTTTTTTGCTTCCAATAATTCTAAGATAATCCAGAAACCATCAGTCAATTAGTTGTAAGATCACTTGTCTATTTATACATTGCattaaagatagaaaaaaaaataaaataaaatagcaaAATGCTGCTTCCATATATCCATTATAATtctgtgtaaaatattttttagtaGAGAAATCTTTTCTCCTTCCACTAATTCCAAGATGTAGCCGTGAATTTATAATCAAGTTAAAATTGGAAAAACCAAAAGTTCCATTGCCGGGATTTGAACCCGGGTCGCCTGGGTGAAAGCCAGGTATCCTAACCGGACTAGACGACAATGGATTCATGTGTGATTTGCTACGTGAAATCTAATTAAGTTATATTAACAAACACTCCTTAGTCGCCAAAATAAATGTTTCCTACGCTGCATCAAGATTTGGGATCGGGGCCAAGTCCGGTTTGCTTTGTGATTCCAATTGGCAACACGCAAACCCCATTTTtgacttatttatttattattattaattcgtAATCTCGTCGTCTATAGAAGACGCCAAAACGAAGGAAAAAACTATAGTTTTGACAGGCAAATTATACACAGTCAAATTTTCTTGAGGAAACGAAGCAGATCTAAACACGCTACTCTTCTGTCAAAACATCAAACAGTAGATGGGCAATTGTACACGCGAATTTGTAACAATGCGGAGTTTTTCTCAGCGAGTCGAAGAACAACAACCTTCGATCAAAAGGTCGAACAACAAAATTTTGTAGCTaacaaaaacaaaagagagaCTTTTTCTTCGTTTTTGGGTTACCTTGATGTGGAGAGCCTCTTCAGGCCTCCTTGTCGATCTTGCTTCTCCGGACGCTGCCGTGAGCATTCCGTCTCGCGGCGGAGACCGGGCTATCGGTTTTGTGGAGCGAGAAGAGGTGGCCCAGGCCGAAGACTGACCCGGGCTTGGACGCGCCCACACGGAGCGAGCCGACCGTGAGCACGTTGAGAACCGGGACGACCCGGAGGTTGACGGAGTACGACCGCTCCATGCCGCGGTACGGCTTTCCCCGGTGTCGGTGGTGGAAACTGCCCGGGCTGCTCGAGCTCGACTCCAGCCCCTGGAACACCACCTTCCCCGACGCGTTCATACGGGGGCTGTCCACCGACGCCGCCAACGGCGACGGCTCTGCCGGCGCCCCTTCCGACCCCCGCCTCACCGCGCACCGTCCCTCTCTCGCCGCTCGGTGGCCCTCCGCGGTGTCGCCCCTCGGCCGGGCAACCCGGACACAGGAGTGCGCCCGGGCAAGCGAGATCGGCGCCTGGGAGGGCTTCTCCGCGTCGAAGGAGAACCGCAGGAGCTCGTCGTGGTCGGCACCCGAGGACGATGACGAGGAGGAGAGGGAGCGGCGGGCCGTTATGGAGACCGATGCCGGCTCCGAATCCGAGTCGTTCAGGAGCGGGGTGTTGAGGTAGCAGTCGTCGGCGGAGGGTTTCGGACGGCGTTGAAGGATATCGCAGAGCGATCTGGTGTTGGCATTCAGGCTCTTGGAAGGGTGCGGCGGCACCTTCTGGGACTCCGGCATGGGgttctgctgctgcttcttgaGACCGAGCAGTTTCCTCCACCGGCTCGAGCTCCTCGGCGCTCTGGGCGACTGTGCGCAGAGCTCCGATACGTGAACCTCGGCCACCCGACGAGGCCTCTCCGCCTCCGGCAAACGGATCCCATCAGCCAGCTCCACATGAGGCCGCGCAGCCGCGACATGAAGCGGGACAAGCTTTCCGTCAGAGAAGAGCTCGTCGGCGGGCAGCATCATGACAGGATCGTCGAGGCGGAACTCAAAATCGGGTATAACCTTCTCCGAATCATCCAGATCCGCGGTTCCCGGCGGCGAGGCGGCGGGCTGAGGGTCTTGTACGTCATGGCCCGGGACGGAACCGCCGTCAGCGGGGCCGTCGTGGCTGAGGGAGATCCTGGGGCTAAGGAAGCCGTAGGAAGGGCACGCTGGGGCGAAGGCCGGAGGCATGGGGCCGTTGTTGATGCAGGCGGAGGCCATTCATCGGGCATCCAAGTCCGGCGAGGACCGGCGGCGTCCAAGACTGGAGACGCCAGGAGTGGTGGTGGTGACGATGAGATGCGACTAAATAAGCGTGCATTTTGATGGATGGGTGCCAACGACTTCAAGGCCATACGCGTGGCATCTCCCACGGTCTTATTTTTATGATGCGGCTAATAGTAGCAGATCATCCTATTTGGACGGTGTTGATGCTATTTTATCCCGTGCTATTTTTGAAATAGGATCTCATTTTCTTCGTCGGATTCGGGTTGGAtccatttataataaaaaaaggtCCAATAATTCTAATTAATACTATACATCCACGGCGACCTTTTATGTCAAAAAACACGTGCGTCTTATGGTTGGTCGAATTGGTGCACGTGGTGGTGTAGTGTGCAAGTTATATCCGCTTGGCAATTAACAATGGGATCCGTATCCGTTTCGTCGTTATCCGTAACGGTCCTCGTCCGTCGTTTACCGACCCGACCTCCGCTTTCTCAAACGTTGACCGTTCCTCGACTTGCGCTCTCCGTCAACTTACCCACAGGAGTCGCCGCTCCTCCCACACCCGACGGTTCGACGGCTCAGGCGACTCCCAAGTGTCATCGGCGTGCCCACGACAAGGAAACCGCAGAAGGATGCTTTCCATCCGTCACCGACACCAAAACCAAAGGGCACCAACATGACTCCGACGATCGAAAGCACCCAACTCTGTGAAAGCGTCAATGGAGTTCACCTAATAAAAGTCATGTGGCTTTCTTGACCCACCTTACAGAGAGAAAGGACAGAGCAAACCATCAGACACTGTTTACACCACGAGAGAACGCATCACCGCCTCCCGTTGTTCCATCCACCAACAGAGAAGAAAGGTAAAAGGTTGATGTGCCGAGTTCATCATCTCTGCACTGCAGTTTCAGATGCGATAAAAACTAGTTTCTTGAGTTTGAAGCCTCCTGTGAAAGGCCAAACAAGAAGTTGACGACTCGTCAACACTTCAGATCGATTAGGAGACTCAGACGAGTTCTACAAGCTTTTAACACAACATGCAGGATTCCATCAACATATAATCTTTGTTGTCAATGTTGAGAACCACTGGGAAATGGTGGTCCGATGGCCCATCATAAAGAGAAAAGCTTGTCCCAAACCACTCATCCATCACCACAAAAAGTGGGCCGAAAAGTGATGGAAGGGTGAAGAATCATTACATACACAGTTCTCATGTTTTGGATGGAGTTTCATGGTGCCTTCACTTTGCAGCAGACAGAAAGGTGCTCATCCACTCCTTGCAGATTTTGCAACTCCTCATCATTGACTGTACCAGTGTTCATAAACAGTAGAAGGGCAGCTTTACTTTATACATTTCAGCAGCCTTTTCCATTGACATGATGTGGACTTGAGAATCATTGCCAATATAGTCTCGGCTAAATATTTATCAGCTAATATTTTCCATGTACAAAAATTCTATCGGTGAACAATTACGAATAGTTTTGGCAAAGGGTAAAATGAGAAGGGAGATACATAAATATGGTAAAATGTGTGCAGCATAGCAGATGCTTTCAGACAAACTCTTAAGCTGTCGAGCTATATATATTAGATTATAAGTAGTGTCATCCTCCTCCTCATATGCTACTGCAGCACCACCACCTTGGCTCAGAAACATAAGAAAACCGATACCAAGTACTGATGCATGCAGATCTTGTTGTCGATTGGATCACACGCATGGATATTCATCTTGTGCATGTGGTCATTAGCTGTGGAATCTCAACAGAAATAGTCCAAGCTAAGCTTCCAGGAAAGTTCTTCGGCAATCTCATTGTTATCTGCACAGCATTCTATACAACAGATGGTGGAGCTGCAACACAACAAATGACACATAGAAAAAGATGATGACAAGCTTGCAGTATGCTGTCTGCAAGCTGAACTCACAGTGCACAAGTGGAAAAGGAAGACTCTCTCTCGATCGAACATGTAAAGAATATGGTTGATAACCTAAACATATGCTGTATACGTCTTCAAGTCAGAGAAGTTAGATACGGAGGAAATCAATGTTCTTGAAGAAGCTGCTAGCTGCCATGATTCTTTAGTGTATCCACCTTCCATGCTAAGAGACATTAAGACACAGCTCTCTATCAACAGAGATGCAGGTTCTCCCTGCACTGTATGTTTGATGTCCCCCACATGCATGCATGTGTTTGCTACCGTaggatatatatagatatatatagtaGCTGTGGAATCTCAGTGAACCTTGGTTGACTAATAGATCAGTGTTTCTTAATCTTAGGTCAATGAGATTGATGGAGCATGCATCCAATGCTCTTCTTCATCAGCAACTAATGTCAAGGCTAAGCACAAGAAGGATTCATTCTAGATAGAATAGCATTGTGAAAGAAAGGAACAGTCGTATGTCATAAAGAAACAATCTTAGCATTGATTCACCCTCTAATTAATATATACATGATCAAAGAAAGCAAAAGAAATCACAAGCTGCGATGCTGTTTGTGAAATCCAATCCCTTCAATCTTAAGCCACAAGGCAGATTGAGTCAAACTTGAGCTAACTCCCCATGTTAAGCTCTCTAATAgggaaatcaaacaaaaaaaaaccagTAAAAATACACAAACGGTTATTTATAAGTTTCAGATTCAATTCGACGGTTGTCGGAATTTAGTGGACCGGCGACGTGGACGATCCCGTGGACGCCGTCGTCACGGTGGTGATGGTCGTCGCCGACGACGTTCTCGGCGTCATCACGTGCTTCGGAATCACCGTCGGAATCGGACACTTGCTCCTCCTCTCGTCCTCCTTGATGAGCTCACCGGCGAGCCATTCGAGCTTCTCGGCATTAGTTTGCTCGGATATCTTCTTTCCCCTGAAGAGCAACGACTCCACGTTCCTCTGCGACAACAGCTCCTCTGCCGCTTCCATCGACCGACTCGAATTCCTCGTCCTCGGAATGCAATTTCCCGACGCGAATCCGTTAGCCTGGAAAAAGAGTGATCGAATGGCAGTGAGTCCACGCTGAGTACAGACAGAATTGCCGTAATTAACAGACGGATCGCTCTTACAAGTCACAAAATAGTACCTGGATGCGCACATAGTTGCTTGTTCTACGCTGTCCAAACGCCATCGCCACCGCTTGATCCACCTGATTAAGATGAACGAAGATTATAAGCCGTCCATTTTGCCTTCTTTAActgtttatttatttgtttatttatttatgatgtgCGAGCCAATTATTCGATTTTGAGGCTCGGATGGGTTGCATTTCGCTTGGTTGAGCGATATAAATCTTGGCCGTCCAATTATTCGATTTAGAGAGAGTTCCATCAATCGGACGGTCCTGATTAGTTCTCCACCGATGATTCCAAGCAGGCGGGAAAGAGGGTaagcgaagagagagagagactgagagGGGGGGTCCGCCGTACGTACCATATCGGAGACGCCCTCCCCCGCGATCCTGACGAGCTCAGCCGCACCCGACGCGGGCGCGCTACCGCCGGCACCGAGCGAGACGAGCAAGAGGTCCTCCACCCCGACGGCGAATGGGAACTCCTGCCGGTTGTGCAGAACGTGAGTGATGGCCACCGCCGCGGGGTTCGCCAGCGCCACACCGCCGCCGACGGCGGCGACCCGCGTCCGCCCGTCCACCGACCGCAGCTCCACTGCGGTGGCACCCGCGTCGGCGCACGTGGCCGCGCACACCTCCCTGATCCGGAAGTCGTACGCGTCCGCCTCCACGGCGTCCGCCCTCGAGAAGACGAAGGGCGCCCCGGTCGCGAGGTCGTAGCACGGAATCAGGACCGGCTTCACGGTGTCCCTCAGCGTCGATTCCCCGAAGATCCGCCGGAACAAGCCCCCCGATCGCCGGAATATCCCCCGAAATAGGCCCCTCCTGGCGGAGAAGCCCCCAACGCGGCGGCGACTCTCGGCAAGGAGGAGTCGCAGGGCGTCGGCGGCGGAGAACAGGGGGCGGCCGTCGTACCCCTTCGTAAAGAGTAATGCAGCGAGGACGCCGCCAGAGCCGGACCCGGCGGCGACGTCGAAGAAGTCGGCGATCCGTGCAGAAGGATCGCCGGAGCGGAGGCAGAGGGACGATTCCAGCCGAGTGAGAGCGGCCGCGGCGAGGAGGCTGTCAGATGGGCGGTCGCCACCGTCAATGGACAGGATCCGGACCCTGCCGGCGCCCGAAGGGGTCCGCGGGgaagcggcggaggaggaggggaagaCATGCTTCTTCGGGTCGTCGAAGCCGAGGAATTTGCTCTCGAGGA is from Musa acuminata AAA Group cultivar baxijiao chromosome BXJ3-8, Cavendish_Baxijiao_AAA, whole genome shotgun sequence and encodes:
- the LOC135645106 gene encoding patatin-like protein 3, coding for MAIVDADKLSYEIFSILESKFLGFDDPKKHVFPSSSAASPRTPSGAGRVRILSIDGGDRPSDSLLAAAALTRLESSLCLRSGDPSARIADFFDVAAGSGSGGVLAALLFTKGYDGRPLFSAADALRLLLAESRRRVGGFSARRGLFRGIFRRSGGLFRRIFGESTLRDTVKPVLIPCYDLATGAPFVFSRADAVEADAYDFRIREVCAATCADAGATAVELRSVDGRTRVAAVGGGVALANPAAVAITHVLHNRQEFPFAVGVEDLLLVSLGAGGSAPASGAAELVRIAGEGVSDMVDQAVAMAFGQRRTSNYVRIQANGFASGNCIPRTRNSSRSMEAAEELLSQRNVESLLFRGKKISEQTNAEKLEWLAGELIKEDERRSKCPIPTVIPKHVMTPRTSSATTITTVTTASTGSSTSPVH
- the LOC103974831 gene encoding uncharacterized protein LOC103974831 produces the protein MASACINNGPMPPAFAPACPSYGFLSPRISLSHDGPADGGSVPGHDVQDPQPAASPPGTADLDDSEKVIPDFEFRLDDPVMMLPADELFSDGKLVPLHVAAARPHVELADGIRLPEAERPRRVAEVHVSELCAQSPRAPRSSSRWRKLLGLKKQQQNPMPESQKVPPHPSKSLNANTRSLCDILQRRPKPSADDCYLNTPLLNDSDSEPASVSITARRSLSSSSSSSGADHDELLRFSFDAEKPSQAPISLARAHSCVRVARPRGDTAEGHRAAREGRCAVRRGSEGAPAEPSPLAASVDSPRMNASGKVVFQGLESSSSSPGSFHHRHRGKPYRGMERSYSVNLRVVPVLNVLTVGSLRVGASKPGSVFGLGHLFSLHKTDSPVSAARRNAHGSVRRSKIDKEA